From bacterium, the proteins below share one genomic window:
- a CDS encoding response regulator has translation MNSSILIVDDESVIRDSYEQVLSHKYSVKLAENGETAITLLQRESFDAVILDLKMPGLSGMDVLKKIKEINPDTIVIVITGYATVESAVEAMKLGAYDYIPKPFTPEELRIVIRRALEKRRSSLEAKRLKEEKERMRQNFISLVSHELRTPIVAVMQYLEVLSGGVAGRVSEEQSKIINRMKIRLNELLSLIERWLKLSRVEELKLKEGFKELVISSVVNEVVDLVNPIAKEKNISLKVKSIANNIVVNGNKGMIKEVFTNLISNGIKYNREGGSVIVESREEGNFWVIDVSDTGIGIPEQEIAHIGEEFYRIKREGVAAGSGLGLAIVKKILDIHDGRLEIKSKLNQGSRFSVYLPKIM, from the coding sequence ATGAACTCAAGTATACTGATTGTTGATGATGAGAGTGTCATCCGTGACTCTTATGAACAAGTGCTATCTCATAAATACAGTGTTAAATTAGCTGAGAATGGAGAGACTGCGATTACCTTGTTACAGAGAGAGTCGTTTGATGCTGTAATTTTAGACCTCAAAATGCCAGGGCTTAGTGGAATGGATGTACTTAAAAAGATAAAAGAGATTAATCCTGATACAATTGTCATTGTTATTACAGGGTATGCAACTGTTGAGTCAGCTGTTGAGGCAATGAAACTTGGTGCATATGATTATATACCTAAACCTTTTACACCAGAGGAGTTAAGAATTGTAATCAGAAGGGCACTGGAAAAGAGAAGGAGTTCACTTGAAGCCAAGCGATTAAAAGAGGAAAAGGAGAGGATGAGACAGAATTTTATTTCGCTGGTTTCACACGAGTTGAGGACGCCAATAGTTGCAGTGATGCAATATTTGGAAGTCCTATCCGGTGGTGTAGCGGGTAGAGTTTCTGAGGAACAGTCGAAAATTATTAATAGAATGAAGATACGCTTGAATGAACTTCTCTCGCTCATTGAGCGATGGCTTAAGCTTTCAAGGGTTGAGGAATTAAAACTGAAAGAAGGATTTAAGGAGTTAGTTATTTCTTCGGTTGTTAATGAAGTTGTTGATTTAGTTAACCCTATTGCTAAGGAAAAGAATATAAGTCTTAAGGTAAAGTCCATAGCCAATAATATTGTAGTCAACGGTAATAAAGGGATGATTAAAGAAGTTTTTACAAACCTTATAAGTAATGGGATTAAATATAATCGTGAAGGCGGCAGTGTTATTGTTGAGTCAAGAGAAGAGGGTAATTTCTGGGTGATTGATGTTAGTGATACTGGTATCGGTATCCCTGAACAGGAGATTGCTCATATTGGAGAGGAGTTTTATCGGATAAAAAGGGAAGGGGTAGCAGCAGGTTCTGGGCTTGGTCTGGCAATTGTAAAGAAGATATTGGACATTCATGATGGAAGATTAGAGATAAAAAGTAAGTTGAATCAGGGGAGCAGATTTAGTGTTTATTTACCGAAGATAATGTAG
- a CDS encoding response regulator: protein MKKTKILLVDDDTDFCAASKTIIEQAGYDVIIAQDGKTGLNKAKIDAPDIIILDVMLPDINGYSVCLELKEDPKYSVIPIILLTAIGAKPGSYAEHIGIQHKADAFLEKPVILKLFLKK, encoded by the coding sequence ATGAAAAAAACAAAAATCTTACTTGTTGATGATGACACAGATTTTTGTGCTGCAAGCAAGACAATTATTGAGCAGGCGGGTTACGATGTTATTATTGCACAAGATGGAAAGACAGGGTTGAATAAGGCAAAAATTGATGCCCCAGATATAATAATTCTTGATGTGATGCTACCCGACATAAATGGTTACTCGGTTTGCCTTGAATTGAAAGAGGACCCTAAATATTCTGTAATACCAATTATTCTTTTGACAGCTATTGGAGCTAAACCTGGTAGTTATGCAGAGCATATAGGAATACAGCATAAAGCGGATGCTTTCCTTGAGAAACCAGTAATCCTCAAGCTCTTCTTGAAAAAGTAA
- a CDS encoding FAD-dependent oxidoreductase, whose protein sequence is MNSKNSINSKVGAVFVVGGGIGGIQASLDLADSGFKVYLLEKSPSIGGVMAQLDKTFPTNDCSMCILAPKLVSVARHPNIKIITNAEIESLSGEAGNFIVTVKKEPRYIDEAKCTGCGDCAKVCPIYLPNEFDELLSERNAIYRPYPQAVPNAFKIDKTGIPPCKDACPAGLSGQAYSSFIAHNKFKEAIEYIRGILPFPSICGRVCHHPCEENCNRKDIDEPVSIMRLKRFVADWARNNSDEPVKKAEITHQEKIAIIGAGPSGLTCAYKLLKMGYPVTVLDSSTIPGGMMTSCIPEYRLPNEIALYDIKRLLDFGVEFKGGVTFGKDKDLKDLKNDGYKAIFIAIGAQNAKKLKIEGIENKGVHYGIPFLKAAKSSRNIKNFGKQVIVIGGGNVAIDCARTALRLGAEEIHMVCLETRDLTSKDRMPAHEWEIIEAEEEGVIIHHSLGPKSIVAKEGKIYGLETIECISVYDKDGKFNPQFKKESKPITINGDTVIIAIGQEPNPSGFEKLEWTPWKTLKVDPLTLETNVPGIFAGGDIVRGPASIIEAVADGNEAAISIDRFLSGDNLRTGREKPEIKIAKAPEKEFKKILRQKPKILVPEARKNSWSEIEFGFTLEQAVEEAKRCMECGICASCYLCVDACKAEAIDHIMTEETLNLNVGSIILAPGFDEFDAKKKSEYGYGRYKNVVTSIEFERILSASGPFGGHIQRLSDGKPPKRIAFIQCVGSRDTQSGKSYCSSVCCTYAIKEAIIAKEHSSQNPVEKNGLETTIFFMDIRTFGKGFESYYERAKNEYGVKFIRAGVSRIDEDSNTKNLMVHYESEAGEIRNEEFSLVVLSVGLLPKAGMAQLAKRLRVTLNEYGFCRTSEFMPVDTIQDGIYVCGTSAGPKDIPETVTQASAAAVKAMCLLTEARNTLITKKEYPPELDVLGQEPRIGAFICHCGINIGGYVDVPSVVEYAKTLPNVVYAEDNLYTCSQDTQKRIVELIKEHKLNRVIVASCTPRTHEPLFRDTIREAGLNPYLFEMANIRDQCSWIHMKEPKEATEKAKDLVRMAVAKARLIAPLKQVEIDVTQKALVIGGGIAGMISSISLAEQGFEVFMVEKENELGGNLRHTYYTIEGRDVQNFLIRTIEKVKTNRLIKVFNEAKIESISGYIGNYETEVILKDGTMEKFKHGVVIVATGAQEYQPTEYLYGQDKRVITQKELEGLLEEAKNQKQEIRNKTQDKNLSSVICNLSSVVMIQCVGSRDDSHQYCSRICCSQAVKNSLRLLEINPDASIYVLYRDVRTYGLKEDFYRKAREAGVVFIRYDDESKPELRRANGKLMISVFEPILNEKLEIVPDLVVLSNGVEPEKENEKLAKLLKVPLNSEGFFLEAHVKLRPVDFATEGIFVAGMAHSPKCIDETINQAEAAAARASTIIANKKYSAEAAISQVNEELCAGCGVCSGLCPYEAIEMVVKEGKRSSKVNEALCKGCGSCASACPSGAMQQQGFRSEQLSAMVIASVSEAI, encoded by the coding sequence ATGAACTCAAAGAACTCAATAAACTCTAAGGTAGGTGCCGTCTTTGTGGTTGGTGGTGGTATTGGTGGTATTCAGGCAAGTTTGGATTTGGCAGATTCGGGGTTCAAGGTTTATTTACTGGAGAAGAGTCCAAGTATTGGTGGTGTGATGGCACAATTGGATAAAACTTTTCCTACAAATGACTGCTCAATGTGTATTTTGGCACCTAAACTGGTAAGTGTTGCTCGTCACCCAAACATCAAGATAATTACTAATGCTGAAATTGAAAGCTTATCTGGTGAAGCTGGTAACTTTATTGTAACAGTAAAAAAAGAGCCACGCTATATAGATGAAGCTAAATGTACTGGCTGTGGTGACTGTGCTAAGGTCTGTCCAATCTATTTACCAAATGAATTTGATGAACTCCTTTCTGAAAGGAATGCAATTTACCGCCCCTATCCACAGGCGGTTCCTAATGCATTTAAGATTGATAAAACAGGTATTCCGCCATGTAAGGATGCTTGTCCGGCTGGGTTATCTGGGCAGGCATATTCTTCTTTTATTGCACATAACAAATTTAAGGAAGCAATTGAGTATATCCGTGGTATTCTTCCATTCCCATCAATATGTGGGCGAGTCTGTCATCATCCATGTGAAGAAAATTGTAATAGAAAAGATATAGACGAACCTGTTTCTATAATGCGGCTGAAAAGATTTGTAGCTGATTGGGCAAGAAATAATAGTGATGAGCCAGTTAAGAAGGCAGAGATAACACATCAAGAGAAAATTGCTATAATTGGGGCAGGTCCATCAGGTCTTACCTGTGCTTATAAGTTATTAAAAATGGGTTATCCAGTGACAGTATTAGACTCTTCTACTATCCCGGGTGGGATGATGACTTCTTGTATTCCAGAATACCGCTTGCCAAATGAGATTGCACTTTATGATATAAAAAGATTGCTCGACTTTGGTGTTGAATTTAAAGGAGGGGTAACTTTTGGAAAGGATAAGGACTTAAAAGATTTAAAGAATGACGGATATAAAGCGATATTCATAGCAATTGGCGCTCAGAATGCGAAGAAGTTAAAGATTGAAGGCATAGAAAATAAAGGTGTACACTACGGTATCCCATTTTTAAAAGCCGCTAAATCTAGTAGAAATATCAAAAATTTTGGTAAGCAAGTTATTGTCATTGGGGGTGGCAATGTAGCAATAGATTGTGCTCGCACTGCCCTCCGTTTGGGTGCTGAAGAGATTCACATGGTCTGCCTTGAGACAAGGGATTTAACATCAAAAGACCGAATGCCTGCTCATGAGTGGGAAATCATAGAAGCAGAGGAGGAAGGTGTGATAATCCACCATTCATTGGGACCTAAAAGTATTGTTGCAAAAGAGGGTAAAATTTATGGACTTGAAACTATTGAGTGTATTTCGGTTTATGATAAAGATGGAAAATTTAATCCGCAGTTTAAAAAAGAAAGTAAGCCAATAACAATTAATGGTGATACAGTTATTATAGCAATTGGGCAGGAACCTAACCCTTCTGGGTTTGAAAAATTGGAGTGGACTCCTTGGAAGACATTAAAGGTGGACCCCTTAACCTTAGAGACTAATGTCCCAGGTATATTTGCTGGTGGTGATATTGTTAGAGGGCCTGCATCAATTATTGAGGCAGTCGCTGATGGAAACGAGGCAGCAATCTCTATTGACAGATTTTTGAGTGGTGATAACTTAAGAACAGGACGTGAAAAGCCTGAAATAAAGATTGCTAAAGCACCTGAAAAGGAATTTAAAAAAATACTTCGTCAAAAGCCAAAAATATTGGTCCCAGAGGCTCGAAAAAATTCTTGGTCTGAAATTGAGTTTGGCTTCACTTTAGAACAGGCTGTAGAAGAAGCAAAACGATGTATGGAATGTGGTATTTGTGCCTCTTGTTACCTCTGTGTCGATGCTTGTAAAGCAGAGGCAATTGATCATATTATGACTGAGGAGACTCTGAACTTAAATGTTGGCTCAATTATCCTTGCTCCTGGGTTTGATGAATTTGATGCAAAAAAGAAGAGTGAATATGGGTACGGAAGGTATAAGAATGTTGTTACCTCAATAGAATTTGAAAGAATACTTTCAGCATCAGGTCCGTTTGGCGGCCATATTCAGAGATTATCAGATGGTAAGCCACCTAAAAGGATTGCATTTATACAATGTGTTGGGTCAAGGGATACACAGTCTGGAAAAAGCTATTGTTCATCAGTCTGTTGCACCTATGCCATCAAAGAGGCAATCATTGCCAAGGAGCATTCTTCGCAGAATCCTGTGGAAAAGAATGGACTTGAGACGACAATATTTTTTATGGACATCAGGACTTTTGGTAAAGGGTTTGAATCCTATTATGAACGGGCAAAGAATGAGTATGGAGTGAAATTTATTCGGGCTGGTGTTTCAAGGATTGATGAAGATTCAAATACTAAGAATTTAATGGTGCATTATGAAAGTGAGGCTGGTGAAATAAGAAATGAAGAGTTTTCTCTGGTTGTCCTATCAGTTGGTCTTTTACCCAAAGCTGGTATGGCTCAATTGGCAAAAAGATTACGTGTTACCCTTAACGAATACGGGTTCTGTCGAACTTCTGAGTTTATGCCAGTTGATACAATTCAAGATGGCATCTATGTCTGTGGCACATCTGCTGGTCCAAAGGATATACCTGAGACTGTAACACAGGCATCAGCTGCCGCAGTTAAGGCGATGTGTCTTCTAACTGAGGCTAGAAATACATTAATCACAAAAAAAGAATATCCACCAGAGTTGGATGTCTTGGGTCAAGAGCCACGCATTGGTGCATTTATCTGCCACTGTGGAATAAATATCGGCGGTTATGTAGATGTGCCCTCTGTAGTAGAGTATGCAAAAACACTACCAAATGTTGTATATGCTGAAGATAATCTATATACTTGTTCACAGGATACACAAAAGAGAATTGTAGAGCTGATTAAAGAACACAAATTAAATCGTGTCATAGTTGCTTCCTGTACACCGAGGACACATGAGCCACTTTTCCGTGACACAATTAGGGAAGCGGGATTAAACCCTTATTTGTTTGAGATGGCAAATATTCGTGACCAATGCAGTTGGATTCATATGAAAGAGCCAAAAGAAGCAACTGAAAAGGCAAAAGATTTGGTGAGAATGGCAGTTGCTAAGGCACGATTAATTGCACCGCTAAAACAGGTTGAGATTGATGTTACTCAGAAAGCGTTGGTCATTGGAGGTGGAATTGCGGGAATGATTTCAAGCATCTCGCTGGCTGAGCAAGGGTTTGAGGTCTTCATGGTTGAAAAAGAGAATGAACTTGGTGGCAATTTAAGGCATACCTATTATACAATTGAAGGCAGGGATGTACAAAATTTCTTGATAAGAACTATTGAAAAGGTGAAAACTAACAGATTGATAAAAGTGTTCAATGAGGCAAAGATTGAATCAATTTCAGGTTATATTGGAAATTATGAGACTGAAGTTATACTTAAAGACGGGACTATGGAAAAATTTAAACATGGTGTGGTGATTGTTGCTACAGGTGCACAAGAGTATCAGCCTACTGAATATCTATATGGTCAAGATAAACGAGTAATCACACAGAAAGAGTTAGAAGGATTGCTTGAAGAAGCAAAAAATCAGAAGCAAGAAATCAGAAACAAGACACAAGATAAAAATCTGTCATCTGTAATCTGTAATCTATCATCTGTAGTGATGATTCAGTGTGTTGGTTCTAGAGATGATAGCCATCAATACTGTAGCAGAATTTGCTGCTCTCAGGCTGTGAAAAACTCATTAAGGCTTTTGGAGATAAACCCTGATGCAAGTATCTATGTCCTATATCGGGATGTAAGGACGTACGGGTTGAAAGAAGATTTCTATAGAAAGGCAAGAGAGGCGGGTGTTGTCTTCATTAGATATGACGATGAGTCAAAACCGGAGTTGCGGAGAGCTAATGGTAAACTAATGATTTCTGTATTTGAGCCGATTCTTAATGAGAAACTCGAAATTGTACCAGACCTTGTGGTCCTTTCAAATGGGGTTGAGCCAGAGAAAGAGAATGAAAAACTGGCAAAGCTGTTAAAGGTGCCTTTGAATAGTGAAGGCTTTTTCCTTGAAGCGCATGTCAAACTGCGACCAGTTGACTTTGCTACTGAAGGCATCTTTGTTGCTGGTATGGCACATAGTCCAAAATGTATTGATGAGACAATAAATCAGGCTGAAGCTGCTGCAGCCAGAGCTTCTACAATCA
- a CDS encoding CoB--CoM heterodisulfide reductase iron-sulfur subunit B family protein, giving the protein MKYALYSGCTVLGRGRNYEMATRAVANILGIELVDLDGFECCGFPIKSVHYETFLLMAACNLLTAEDKGLDICTLCSACTSSLTEANKHLTEHFNEKVRIIATLKKQGINYRMRRNIRVKHFARILYEDIGIDKIKKLVKKKLSNLNIASHYGCHYLKPTDIYNNPEDPENPYSLDDLIRVTGANSINYSEKLKCCGAGILAISEDLAYSIARPKLQELACRGLINQTPTDAMVLVCPFCSVMYDDNQRKIESKFGEKYELPVLYYPQLLGLSLGIDEKLLGLRMNRVSTRALLEKIKSL; this is encoded by the coding sequence ATGAAATACGCACTATATTCTGGCTGCACTGTCTTAGGTAGAGGCAGAAATTACGAAATGGCAACAAGGGCAGTTGCTAATATTTTGGGTATTGAGCTTGTTGACTTAGATGGTTTTGAATGTTGTGGTTTTCCAATAAAATCAGTCCACTACGAGACATTTCTTCTAATGGCAGCTTGTAATCTGCTAACTGCCGAAGATAAGGGGCTGGATATCTGCACATTGTGTAGCGCTTGTACAAGCTCGCTTACTGAAGCGAATAAGCATCTAACTGAACACTTTAACGAGAAGGTAAGAATTATCGCAACACTAAAGAAGCAGGGTATTAATTATCGGATGCGCAGAAATATTAGGGTCAAGCACTTTGCAAGGATTCTATATGAAGATATCGGAATTGATAAAATTAAGAAACTGGTAAAAAAGAAACTATCAAATCTTAATATTGCATCCCACTACGGATGCCACTATTTAAAACCTACTGATATCTACAACAATCCTGAAGACCCCGAGAATCCGTATTCACTGGATGACCTTATCAGGGTAACTGGTGCTAATTCTATCAATTATAGTGAAAAGCTGAAGTGCTGTGGTGCTGGTATTCTTGCGATTAGTGAAGATTTAGCATACTCAATTGCACGTCCAAAATTGCAAGAGTTGGCCTGTAGGGGTTTGATTAATCAAACCCCTACAGATGCAATGGTATTGGTATGCCCATTCTGTAGTGTGATGTATGACGATAATCAAAGAAAGATTGAGTCAAAGTTTGGTGAAAAATATGAACTCCCAGTACTTTATTATCCACAACTCCTCGGTCTATCATTAGGAATTGATGAGAAACTGCTTGGCTTAAGAATGAATAGGGTTTCCACAAGAGCATTGCTTGAGAAGATAAAGAGTTTATAA
- a CDS encoding response regulator has protein sequence MDDDPDFVEATRQILTANQYEVIAAKDGDEGIAKARYENPDLILLDVIMPGKDGYTTCYELRENYRTRPIPIIILTAIGQQFSRPEYGVDIAIDHLADDYIDKPVETETLLKKIEKHLMFR, from the coding sequence ATTGATGATGACCCCGATTTTGTTGAGGCTACGCGGCAAATCTTAACTGCTAATCAATATGAGGTGATAGCGGCAAAAGATGGAGATGAGGGGATTGCCAAGGCAAGGTATGAAAACCCTGATTTAATCCTACTTGATGTAATTATGCCAGGAAAGGATGGTTATACGACCTGTTATGAATTAAGGGAGAATTATCGGACTCGTCCCATTCCTATCATAATACTGACTGCAATAGGACAGCAGTTCTCAAGACCTGAATATGGAGTTGACATTGCTATTGACCATCTTGCTGATGACTACATTGATAAACCGGTGGAGACGGAGACACTACTGAAAAAGATTGAAAAGCACCTTATGTTTAGATAA
- a CDS encoding ATP-binding protein — MKISLRVKLITSFLIVVVITGCVATFTGIHLINDRIIKQAQEKIAKEATRCKDIVKGLLDFARQTEPKLELSNINSVIEEVLSLVGKQPLFMNIQILKELNLSIPMIMIDRSQIQQVFTNILVNAGEAMSEGSCGKENGKLTIKTTTSPDSLFVKISFTDTGCGISRENIGKIFDPFFTTKKAGKGTGLGLAVSYGIVQRHNGNIEVVSELGKGTTFTVNLPINKK; from the coding sequence ATGAAAATTAGTTTAAGAGTAAAGTTGATTACAAGTTTTTTGATAGTAGTTGTAATTACTGGCTGTGTTGCCACTTTTACTGGTATCCACTTAATCAATGACAGAATAATAAAGCAAGCTCAAGAGAAAATAGCAAAGGAAGCTACTCGTTGTAAAGATATTGTGAAAGGACTGCTGGATTTTGCACGCCAAACTGAGCCTAAATTAGAACTATCAAATATAAACAGTGTTATAGAGGAAGTTCTATCTCTTGTCGGAAAACAGCCATTGTTTATGAATATCCAAATACTTAAAGAGCTAAATCTTTCTATCCCAATGATTATGATAGATAGAAGCCAAATACAGCAAGTGTTTACAAATATTCTCGTAAATGCCGGTGAGGCAATGTCCGAAGGATCATGTGGAAAAGAGAATGGGAAGTTAACTATTAAAACTACTACATCGCCTGATTCCCTGTTTGTCAAAATTAGCTTTACTGATACAGGATGTGGTATATCAAGAGAGAATATAGGTAAAATATTTGACCCATTTTTTACAACTAAAAAAGCTGGTAAAGGCACTGGATTAGGGTTAGCTGTCAGTTATGGGATTGTTCAACGGCACAATGGTAACATAGAAGTTGTAAGCGAATTAGGAAAGGGAACTACATTTACTGTAAATCTACCTATCAATAAGAAATGA
- the gap gene encoding type I glyceraldehyde-3-phosphate dehydrogenase gives MRIGINGFGRIGRLVYRAAMSKGSCGDDTDIEIVALNDITDAATLAHLLKYDSTYGILDAEVSVPTGVGNKIVVNGKEHKVFAIKTPEELPWKDLGVEIVIESTGVFRSKDKVYGHIKAGAKKVIITAPAKGEVDCTIVMGVNEDTYDPSKHHIVSNASCTTNCLAPIAKVLNESFGIESGFMTTIHAYTMDQRLLDAPHKDLRRARAAAVSMIPTTTGAAKALGLVIPELKGKLDGIAVRVPTIDASLVDLVCRVKRSTSVNDVNKVFKEAASGVMKKYIQYLDAPLVSCDFIGNSYSAIFDSLETMVIGNLVKVLAWYDNEYGYAARVVDLIKYMGKSLKV, from the coding sequence ATGAGAATAGGGATTAATGGGTTTGGTAGGATTGGTAGGCTTGTTTATAGAGCAGCTATGTCCAAAGGATCCTGTGGAGATGACACTGATATAGAAATTGTTGCGCTTAACGATATTACTGACGCAGCTACTCTGGCGCACTTGCTCAAATACGATTCAACTTACGGGATTTTAGATGCTGAAGTATCAGTCCCAACAGGTGTCGGGAATAAAATTGTAGTCAACGGAAAAGAGCATAAAGTATTTGCTATAAAGACACCAGAAGAGTTGCCTTGGAAGGATTTGGGAGTTGAGATTGTTATTGAGTCAACTGGTGTTTTCAGGTCAAAAGATAAAGTTTATGGCCATATAAAAGCAGGGGCTAAAAAAGTAATAATAACAGCACCTGCTAAGGGTGAAGTAGACTGCACTATTGTTATGGGTGTTAATGAGGATACTTATGACCCCAGTAAGCATCATATAGTATCTAATGCCTCCTGCACTACAAATTGCCTTGCCCCTATTGCAAAGGTGTTAAATGAGAGCTTTGGGATTGAGTCCGGGTTTATGACTACAATCCATGCATACACTATGGACCAGAGACTACTTGATGCCCCTCATAAGGATTTGAGACGAGCAAGGGCAGCTGCAGTCTCAATGATACCTACTACAACAGGAGCTGCAAAGGCACTCGGACTTGTCATACCAGAACTTAAGGGTAAACTTGATGGAATAGCAGTTAGGGTCCCTACTATTGATGCATCACTTGTTGACCTTGTTTGTCGGGTTAAGAGAAGTACATCAGTAAATGATGTGAATAAAGTATTTAAAGAGGCAGCAAGTGGGGTAATGAAAAAATACATCCAGTATTTAGATGCACCACTTGTATCCTGTGATTTCATAGGTAACTCTTATTCTGCAATATTTGATTCACTTGAGACTATGGTTATCGGCAACCTTGTTAAGGTGTTAGCTTGGTATGACAACGAATACGGTTACGCTGCAAGAGTAGTAGACCTTATAAAGTATATGGGTAAGAGTCTAAAAGTCTAA
- a CDS encoding phosphoglycerate kinase — MRSLRDIELKGKRVLMRVDFNVPIEAGEITDDTRIRAVIPTIQYILNKGSKLIIMSHLGRPKGKRVESMSLKPVAEQLSKLLGKPVKFMPCCIGKENEKATHTMQDGDVMLLENTRFHPEEEANDSKYGKELAKLGDVYVNDAFGAAHRAHASVEAVTHYFDIKVPGFLMEKELKYLGGLLKSPRKPFIALLGGAKISGKIDVINNLLPVVDKLLLGGGMAFTFFKSMGYGVGSSILEEDKLTLAKEIVDKWKHKLLLPSDVVCAAKFDKEAEKKVVAAQTIPDGWVGLDIGPNTVTQYTEILSSANTVFWNGPMGVFEFTRFENGTKAIAKKIAEVTKRGGITVIGGGDTVAAVNKFEMSSQITHISTGGGASLELLSGIKLPGVEALG, encoded by the coding sequence ATGAGGTCATTAAGGGATATTGAGCTAAAAGGTAAGCGTGTGTTGATGAGAGTAGATTTTAATGTCCCAATTGAGGCAGGTGAGATAACTGACGATACCCGCATCAGGGCTGTTATTCCTACGATACAGTATATTCTGAATAAAGGAAGCAAACTTATAATAATGTCGCATCTCGGCCGCCCGAAGGGTAAAAGAGTTGAATCTATGTCTCTTAAGCCAGTTGCAGAACAGCTTTCAAAACTTTTGGGTAAACCTGTTAAATTTATGCCCTGTTGTATTGGGAAAGAAAATGAAAAAGCTACACATACTATGCAGGATGGCGATGTCATGCTACTTGAAAATACAAGATTTCATCCAGAGGAAGAGGCAAACGATTCAAAATATGGAAAAGAATTAGCAAAGTTAGGTGATGTATATGTGAACGATGCATTTGGTGCAGCTCATAGAGCACATGCATCAGTTGAAGCGGTAACTCACTATTTTGATATAAAGGTACCGGGCTTCCTTATGGAAAAGGAATTAAAATATCTTGGTGGGCTACTTAAGTCACCGAGAAAACCATTTATTGCATTACTTGGGGGTGCAAAAATTTCTGGTAAAATAGATGTGATAAATAACCTGTTACCAGTTGTGGACAAGCTATTATTAGGTGGAGGGATGGCTTTTACTTTCTTTAAATCCATGGGCTATGGGGTAGGTAGTTCTATTTTAGAGGAGGATAAACTTACTTTAGCAAAAGAAATTGTTGATAAATGGAAACATAAACTGCTACTACCTTCAGATGTTGTATGTGCAGCTAAATTTGATAAGGAGGCAGAGAAGAAAGTAGTAGCTGCACAGACGATTCCAGATGGCTGGGTAGGGCTTGATATAGGACCAAATACTGTAACCCAGTACACAGAAATTTTAAGTAGCGCAAATACTGTGTTCTGGAACGGTCCAATGGGTGTGTTTGAGTTTACAAGATTTGAGAACGGAACAAAGGCTATAGCAAAAAAGATTGCAGAAGTGACAAAGAGAGGCGGTATTACAGTGATAGGTGGAGGTGATACAGTTGCTGCAGTGAATAAATTTGAAATGAGTAGCCAAATTACCCATATATCTACAGGAGGGGGTGCATCACTTGAATTACTTTCAGGAATCAAATTGCCCGGAGTAGAAGCATTAGGATAA
- a CDS encoding proton-conducting transporter membrane subunit has protein sequence MIGAIAKAGSMPFHTWIRDAAYKAPPPVMALLPASLDKLLGIYLLTRIYLDFFKFVPNSGLSIFSLAIGSLFAIFSKWR, from the coding sequence ATGATAGGTGCAATTGCAAAGGCTGGTTCTATGCCATTTCATACTTGGATAAGAGATGCAGCATACAAGGCACCACCACCAGTAATGGCACTTTTACCTGCTTCACTTGATAAGTTACTCGGAATATATCTACTTACCAGAATCTATCTTGACTTTTTTAAATTTGTTCCAAATTCAGGTCTTTCTATCTTTTCATTAGCTATTGGCTCTTTATTTGCTATATTTAGTAAGTGGAGGTAA
- a CDS encoding 4Fe-4S dicluster domain-containing protein → MDTSELLPKFKYEVAQETGGENIKLCFACGICTASCPIREIDERYNPRKIIRMILLGMKDRVLNNDFIWFCSSCYACTERCPQGVQFTEVMNAVKNIAVKEGLIHQAFSQQINIIKQFGRLYEIDEFDNNKRIALGLPKIEKTKGVTRKIVEMTGLDKIILQRKNVGNKLNK, encoded by the coding sequence ATGGATACATCAGAACTTTTACCAAAATTCAAATACGAAGTAGCACAGGAGACGGGTGGTGAAAATATAAAACTCTGTTTTGCATGCGGGATTTGTACTGCCAGCTGTCCAATAAGGGAGATTGATGAGAGGTATAATCCACGTAAGATTATTCGGATGATCCTTTTAGGGATGAAGGATAGGGTATTGAATAACGATTTTATCTGGTTCTGTTCCAGTTGCTATGCCTGCACTGAGCGATGCCCACAGGGTGTACAATTTACTGAGGTGATGAATGCTGTCAAGAATATTGCGGTTAAAGAAGGGCTTATCCATCAGGCATTTAGCCAGCAGATAAATATCATTAAACAATTCGGCAGATTATATGAGATTGATGAATTCGATAATAATAAGAGGATAGCACTTGGACTACCTAAAATAGAGAAAACAAAGGGGGTTACAAGAAAAATTGTGGAGATGACCGGACTTGATAAAATTATTTTACAAAGAAAAAACGTAGGAAACAAATTGAACAAATGA